A DNA window from Paraclostridium bifermentans contains the following coding sequences:
- a CDS encoding aminopeptidase P family protein, with the protein MIKERLSMLRNYMKQNGMDAYIIPSSDNHQSEYVGDYFKSREFISGFTGSAGTVVVTMDEAGLWTDGRYFIQAENELKGSSIKLFKMGEEGVPTTEEYIFNTIKEGGVLGFDGRVICAREGQNLEKKLSEKDIKISYEYDLIDKIWENRPALSNEKAFLLDVKYAGESFSSKLNRVREVMKEKGATTHVITTLDDIAWLFNIRGGDVKFNPVVLSYTLITLDKVYLFVDESKLNEEILSELNKENVVIKPYNDIYEFIKALNKDETILLDSTKINYAILNNIPDDVRIIDEFNPTMFMKAQKNKVELENIRNSHIKDGVAFTKFMYWLKNNVGKTEISELSASQKLEDLRRAQDGFIEPSFGTIAGYREHAAMMHYSATPESDYKLEPRDLFLIDSGGQYFDGTTDITRTIALGEVSDELKTHFTAVARGMINLSMAKFLHGVRGYNLDILARRPMWNMGIDYKCGTGHGIGFLLNVHEAPNGFRWRIVPDRFDSAELEEGMVTTNEPGIYVEGSHGIRIENELVVQKAEKNEYGQFMEFEVVTLVPIDLDAIVVDDMNREEREYLNWYHKLVYDKVSPFLTNEEQEWLKEYTKEI; encoded by the coding sequence ATGATAAAAGAAAGATTATCTATGCTTAGAAATTATATGAAACAAAATGGTATGGATGCATATATAATACCATCTTCAGATAATCATCAAAGTGAGTATGTTGGAGATTACTTCAAAAGTAGAGAATTTATATCTGGATTTACAGGTTCAGCAGGTACTGTAGTCGTAACTATGGATGAAGCAGGACTTTGGACAGATGGAAGATATTTTATACAAGCTGAAAATGAATTAAAAGGAAGCAGTATAAAATTATTTAAAATGGGAGAAGAAGGAGTTCCGACTACTGAAGAATACATATTTAATACTATAAAAGAAGGCGGAGTATTAGGCTTTGATGGTAGAGTTATATGTGCTAGAGAAGGACAAAATTTAGAAAAAAAATTATCTGAAAAAGATATTAAAATATCATATGAGTATGATTTAATAGATAAAATTTGGGAGAATAGACCAGCTTTATCTAATGAAAAAGCATTTTTATTAGATGTTAAATATGCAGGTGAATCATTTAGTTCAAAGTTAAATAGAGTTAGAGAAGTTATGAAAGAAAAAGGGGCAACAACTCATGTAATAACAACTCTTGACGATATAGCTTGGTTATTCAATATAAGAGGTGGGGATGTTAAATTCAACCCTGTGGTATTATCTTATACTTTAATAACTTTAGATAAAGTTTACTTATTTGTAGATGAGTCTAAGCTAAATGAAGAAATATTAAGTGAATTAAACAAAGAAAATGTAGTTATAAAACCATATAATGATATATATGAATTTATAAAAGCATTAAATAAAGATGAAACAATATTATTAGATTCAACAAAAATAAACTATGCTATATTAAATAATATACCTGATGACGTTAGAATAATAGATGAGTTTAATCCAACTATGTTCATGAAAGCTCAAAAGAATAAAGTTGAGTTAGAAAACATAAGAAACAGTCATATAAAAGATGGTGTAGCATTTACTAAGTTCATGTATTGGTTAAAAAATAATGTAGGAAAGACAGAGATATCTGAATTAAGCGCGTCACAAAAACTAGAAGATTTAAGACGTGCTCAAGATGGATTTATAGAGCCAAGCTTTGGTACAATAGCTGGATATAGAGAACATGCAGCTATGATGCACTACAGTGCAACTCCTGAAAGTGACTATAAATTAGAGCCAAGAGATTTATTTTTAATAGATTCAGGTGGTCAATATTTTGATGGAACAACAGATATAACAAGAACTATTGCATTAGGTGAAGTGAGTGATGAACTTAAAACACACTTTACAGCAGTTGCAAGAGGTATGATAAACTTATCAATGGCTAAGTTTTTACATGGAGTAAGAGGATACAATTTAGATATACTAGCAAGAAGACCAATGTGGAATATGGGAATAGATTATAAGTGTGGAACAGGTCATGGAATAGGTTTCTTATTAAATGTACATGAAGCTCCAAATGGATTTAGATGGAGAATAGTGCCAGATAGATTTGACAGTGCTGAACTTGAAGAAGGTATGGTAACAACTAATGAGCCTGGAATATATGTTGAAGGATCTCATGGAATAAGAATAGAAAATGAATTAGTTGTTCAAAAAGCAGAAAAAAATGAATATGGACAATTTATGGAATTTGAAGTTGTAACATTAGTACCAATTGATTTAGATGCAATAGTTGTAGATGATATGAATAGAGAAGAAAGAGAATATTTAAACTGGTATCATAAATTAGTTTATGATAAAGTATCTCCTTTCTTAACTAACGAAGAACAAGAGTGGTTAAAAGAATATACTAAAGAAATATAA
- a CDS encoding rhodanese-like domain-containing protein, whose translation MGFLSNLFKNDKYKNITGNELIDLFKNNKKCIVIDVRTIEEFKNGHIEKAKNIPVSELRSKINSIIKYKDDDVVLYCASGARSKSAANFLYKEGFENIYNLKGGMGSYLNAKKK comes from the coding sequence ATGGGATTTTTATCAAACTTATTTAAAAATGATAAATACAAAAACATAACTGGAAATGAATTAATTGATTTATTTAAAAATAATAAAAAATGTATAGTAATAGATGTAAGAACTATTGAAGAATTTAAAAATGGACATATAGAAAAAGCTAAAAATATACCTGTAAGTGAATTAAGATCGAAAATTAATTCAATAATAAAATACAAAGATGATGATGTAGTTCTTTATTGTGCTTCTGGAGCTAGAAGTAAATCTGCAGCTAATTTTTTATACAAAGAAGGATTTGAAAATATATACAACTTAAAAGGTGGAATGGGTTCATATTTAAATGCAAAAAAGAAATAA
- a CDS encoding MATE family efflux transporter gives MIFIKDLTVGNESKCIFNFALPMLIGSLFQQLYNTADSIIVGRFVGKNAMAAVSGANPIMFLLTSFLMGITLGFSILISQYYGSKNMIKVKAAIDTTYVFIFIASFFITLIGVFFSGNILHIMNTPSEIFELSKGYLVIIFAGTVFSTGYNSVCAILRGLGDSTNPLYFLIIATILNIILDIVFIIYFNMGVNGVALATIIAQAVAFIFSVIYLNKRHEILKIRIRNLKYDSIIFKTGLKLGLPSAVQQTLFSIGNITLQSLVNGYGTSAMAAFGAGSKVETFISLPIMNLGSAVSTFVAQNIGAGKVDRVKKGVKSSITMALCISIFVLIVFLLFKENLIKLFNTDPEVVSIGSRYLLTIGPFFIFIGTSFMLTSAIRGAGDSMFAMISSMISLWIARIPASYLLSSIFGVNGIWMGIPIGWCVGLIVTGIYYKKGYWKNKSVINFKESELSSNKKFNPEFASTKSD, from the coding sequence GTGATATTTATAAAAGATTTAACAGTCGGAAATGAAAGTAAATGTATATTTAACTTTGCCCTCCCAATGCTAATAGGAAGTTTATTTCAACAATTATACAATACAGCTGATAGCATTATTGTTGGACGGTTTGTTGGTAAAAATGCTATGGCAGCAGTATCTGGCGCAAATCCAATTATGTTTTTACTTACTTCTTTTTTAATGGGCATAACCTTAGGCTTCTCAATTCTTATATCTCAATATTATGGTTCTAAAAATATGATTAAAGTTAAAGCAGCAATAGATACCACATATGTATTCATTTTTATAGCGTCATTTTTTATAACTTTAATAGGAGTTTTTTTTAGTGGAAATATACTTCATATTATGAACACTCCAAGTGAAATTTTTGAACTTTCTAAGGGATATCTAGTTATAATTTTTGCTGGTACAGTTTTTTCAACAGGATATAATTCCGTATGTGCTATATTAAGAGGTCTTGGTGATTCTACTAATCCATTATATTTTTTGATAATAGCTACTATTTTAAATATAATTCTAGATATTGTCTTTATAATTTATTTTAATATGGGTGTAAATGGTGTAGCTCTTGCCACTATAATCGCTCAAGCTGTAGCATTTATATTTAGTGTAATATATCTTAATAAACGTCATGAAATCTTAAAAATTAGAATTAGAAATTTGAAGTACGACTCTATAATATTTAAAACTGGATTAAAACTTGGTTTGCCATCTGCAGTTCAGCAAACACTATTCTCTATTGGTAATATAACCTTACAATCTTTAGTTAATGGTTATGGCACATCTGCCATGGCTGCCTTTGGAGCTGGATCTAAAGTTGAAACTTTCATATCACTTCCTATTATGAATTTAGGCAGTGCTGTATCTACTTTTGTTGCCCAAAATATAGGAGCTGGAAAAGTTGACAGAGTAAAAAAAGGTGTAAAATCTTCTATTACTATGGCTTTATGTATATCTATATTTGTATTAATAGTATTTTTATTATTCAAAGAAAATTTAATAAAATTGTTTAATACTGATCCTGAGGTGGTTTCTATAGGCTCTAGGTATTTACTTACTATAGGTCCATTTTTCATATTTATAGGAACATCATTTATGTTAACTAGTGCAATCCGTGGCGCTGGTGACTCAATGTTCGCAATGATAAGTTCTATGATATCGTTATGGATAGCCAGGATTCCTGCATCATATTTATTATCATCAATATTTGGTGTCAATGGAATATGGATGGGAATTCCTATTGGTTGGTGTGTAGGATTAATTGTTACCGGAATATATTATAAAAAAGGATATTGGAAAAACAAATCCGTTATTAACTTCAAGGAAAGCGAACTCTCATCTAACAAAAAGTTTAACCCTGAGTTTGCATCAACAAAATCTGATTAA
- the rbr gene encoding rubrerythrin codes for MDIKGTKTERNLATAFAGESEARNKYSFYASQAKKEGYNKIADFFEETAKNEMAHAKMWFKLLHEGIKSTEDNLKDAAAGEHYEWVSMYEKFAQEAEEEGFDQIAFLLRSVGAIEKEHEKRYNELLKALEDDKIFKKDEVVEWRCQNCGHLHKGAEAPEVCPVCQHPKAFFEIKADKF; via the coding sequence ATGGATATAAAAGGGACTAAAACTGAAAGAAATTTAGCTACAGCTTTCGCAGGAGAATCTGAAGCTAGAAATAAATACAGTTTTTATGCATCACAAGCAAAAAAAGAAGGCTATAATAAAATAGCAGATTTTTTTGAAGAAACTGCAAAAAATGAAATGGCACATGCAAAAATGTGGTTTAAATTACTTCATGAAGGAATTAAATCAACAGAAGATAACTTAAAAGATGCGGCAGCTGGAGAACATTATGAATGGGTAAGTATGTACGAAAAGTTTGCACAAGAAGCAGAAGAAGAAGGCTTCGACCAAATAGCATTCTTATTAAGATCAGTAGGTGCTATAGAAAAAGAACATGAAAAAAGATATAATGAACTACTTAAGGCTTTAGAAGATGATAAAATTTTCAAAAAAGATGAAGTTGTAGAGTGGAGATGCCAAAATTGTGGACATTTACATAAAGGTGCAGAAGCTCCAGAAGTTTGTCCTGTATGTCAACATCCAAAAGCGTTTTTTGAAATAAAAGCTGATAAGTTTTAA
- a CDS encoding NAD(P)H-dependent flavin oxidoreductase: MKPLIIGDLIAKVPVVQGGMGVGVSRSSLAGAVASCGGIGVISGAQVGYDEDDFEINPLKANLRALKKHILKAKEISKGGIIGVNLMVAMNYYEDHVKTCIESGVDLIISGAGLPTALPKLVKGSSVKIAPIVSTSKALGVILKMWDRKENTTADLIVVEGPKAGGHLGYHNDDLDNIDNIDYDGEFIKILDIAKNYGDKFNKNIPVVAAGGIFTGDDVKKYIDMGASGVQVGTKFVATHECDAAHEYKMTYVNASQDDIKIVKSPVGMPGRAIGNSFINSVSSEGRKIKKCYNCLIPCNPSNTPYCISKALIDAVRGDIENGLLFCGSNAYKVDRLKNVSEVIDELTSKL; the protein is encoded by the coding sequence ATGAAACCATTAATAATAGGAGATTTAATTGCTAAAGTGCCTGTAGTACAAGGCGGAATGGGAGTTGGTGTCTCTAGATCATCTCTTGCCGGTGCAGTAGCTAGTTGTGGTGGTATTGGAGTTATATCTGGTGCACAGGTAGGTTATGACGAAGATGATTTTGAAATAAATCCTCTTAAAGCTAATTTAAGAGCATTAAAAAAACATATATTAAAAGCAAAGGAAATTTCTAAAGGTGGTATAATAGGTGTAAATCTTATGGTCGCTATGAATTATTATGAAGATCATGTTAAAACTTGTATAGAATCTGGCGTAGATTTAATAATTTCTGGAGCAGGACTTCCTACTGCCTTACCAAAACTTGTTAAGGGTAGTTCTGTTAAAATAGCACCTATAGTTTCCACATCTAAGGCATTAGGAGTTATTTTAAAAATGTGGGATAGAAAGGAAAATACTACTGCAGACTTAATAGTAGTTGAAGGTCCTAAAGCCGGTGGACACTTAGGTTATCATAATGATGATCTAGATAATATAGATAACATAGATTATGATGGTGAATTTATTAAAATCTTAGACATAGCTAAAAACTATGGAGATAAATTTAATAAAAATATTCCGGTTGTAGCTGCTGGTGGTATATTTACGGGTGATGACGTAAAAAAATACATAGATATGGGTGCAAGCGGAGTTCAGGTGGGCACTAAGTTTGTGGCTACTCATGAATGTGATGCTGCTCATGAATATAAAATGACTTACGTAAATGCTAGTCAAGACGATATAAAAATAGTTAAAAGTCCTGTTGGAATGCCTGGGCGTGCAATTGGAAATAGTTTTATTAACTCAGTTAGTTCTGAGGGTAGAAAAATAAAAAAATGTTATAATTGCCTAATCCCTTGTAATCCAAGCAATACCCCTTACTGTATTTCTAAAGCACTTATAGATGCAGTTCGTGGAGATATTGAAAACGGCCTACTGTTTTGCGGTAGCAACGCTTATAAGGTTGATCGATTAAAAAATGTATCTGAAGTTATTGATGAATTAACATCTAAACTATAA
- a CDS encoding NUDIX domain-containing protein has translation MGDNRIKELKPLAETKFLSIYDATYTNKLGNENHWMIASRKGYKNLSEKYFKGKKDDVDAVVIAAFHKEIKKLVVVKQFRIPLNDYVYELPAGLVENNEYIEVAVKRELKEETGLNLLEINKTLGHNQLYLSPGMTEESASLIYCLCDGELSTEYLEEEEDIEPMLVSREEAKKLLQENVKMDIKAFMTLQSFVLFGDDFFKF, from the coding sequence ATGGGAGACAATAGAATAAAGGAATTAAAACCACTTGCTGAAACTAAGTTTTTAAGTATTTATGATGCAACATATACTAATAAATTAGGAAATGAAAATCACTGGATGATAGCATCTAGAAAAGGATATAAAAATTTATCAGAAAAGTATTTCAAAGGTAAAAAAGATGATGTAGATGCTGTTGTGATAGCCGCATTTCATAAAGAAATTAAAAAATTAGTAGTTGTTAAACAATTTAGAATACCATTAAATGACTATGTATATGAACTTCCGGCTGGTCTGGTAGAAAATAATGAATATATTGAGGTTGCAGTAAAAAGAGAGTTAAAAGAAGAGACAGGACTTAATCTTTTAGAAATAAATAAAACCTTAGGACATAATCAACTATACTTATCTCCTGGGATGACTGAAGAAAGCGCGAGTTTAATTTATTGCTTATGTGATGGTGAATTAAGTACTGAATATTTAGAAGAAGAAGAAGATATAGAGCCTATGTTAGTTAGCAGGGAAGAGGCTAAGAAGCTTTTACAGGAAAATGTAAAAATGGATATAAAAGCTTTTATGACATTACAAAGTTTTGTTTTATTTGGAGATGATTTTTTTAAATTTTAA
- a CDS encoding ribonuclease Z, producing MVEITLLGCGGSMPVPNRFLSSLLINYRGRKILIDCGEGTQVSMKIANCGFKTIDYICITHLHGDHIIGLPGILSTIGNCGRTEMLTIIGPKGIKEVIDAFRLIVRELPYDVNIIENPKEDILVSNNYINKDIIISTLEVDHSTSCIAYSFYIKRKAKFDIEKAMKNNVPKVLWSKLQNGREIKLDGNIYTKDMVLGQPRKGIKLSFVTDTRPIKAIVDFVDNSDLLVCEGMYGDDGDLERAIKNKHMTFRESATIAKQSNVEAMALTHFSPIIKDPNMYIENAMEVFENTIIGTDRLKLDLLFKE from the coding sequence ATGGTTGAAATAACGTTATTAGGTTGTGGTGGAAGCATGCCAGTGCCAAATCGATTTCTTTCGTCCTTGCTTATAAATTATAGAGGAAGAAAAATTCTTATAGATTGTGGTGAAGGAACTCAGGTTTCTATGAAAATTGCAAACTGTGGATTTAAAACTATAGATTATATTTGTATAACCCACTTACATGGAGATCATATAATTGGACTTCCTGGCATACTATCTACAATTGGAAATTGTGGTAGAACAGAAATGCTAACAATAATTGGTCCTAAGGGAATAAAAGAAGTTATAGATGCTTTTAGATTAATAGTAAGAGAACTTCCTTATGATGTTAATATAATAGAAAATCCTAAAGAAGACATATTAGTAAGCAATAATTATATTAATAAAGACATTATTATATCAACATTAGAGGTAGATCATTCAACTTCGTGTATTGCATATAGTTTTTATATAAAACGTAAAGCTAAGTTTGACATTGAAAAAGCAATGAAAAATAATGTACCAAAAGTGCTTTGGAGTAAACTTCAAAATGGAAGAGAGATAAAATTAGACGGAAATATATATACCAAAGATATGGTTTTAGGGCAACCTAGAAAAGGAATTAAATTAAGTTTTGTTACAGATACAAGACCAATAAAAGCAATTGTGGATTTTGTAGATAATAGTGACTTATTAGTATGTGAAGGTATGTATGGAGATGACGGTGACTTAGAGCGAGCTATAAAAAACAAACATATGACCTTTAGAGAAAGTGCAACAATCGCAAAACAATCAAATGTAGAAGCTATGGCTTTAACACACTTTAGCCCAATAATAAAAGATCCTAATATGTATATTGAAAATGCAATGGAAGTGTTTGAAAACACAATAATAGGAACTGATAGATTAAAGTTGGATTTGCTTTTTAAGGAATGA
- a CDS encoding ABC transporter ATP-binding protein, with product MSSVKIVNLTKQFNNVNILKNINLEIKQGELITLLGKSGCGKSTTLKLIAGLMNPESGDILFDGKSVLNLKTQDRNAVIVFQDYSLFPHMNVFENIEFGLKVNKIDKNLRKNKILELINLVKLNGLENKYPNELSGGQQQRVAIARCIAINPKILLLDEPFSSLDINLRGEMREFILKIQKDLGITTVLVTHDKEEALMMSDKIAVMIDGCIAQFDTPKNLYEKPNSKEVANSFGERNYIIGDIYNGQFKSSVLNIDLNIKESIDNVELMISKEDVNIFNFEHERGIEGTIESKIYAGDTTYYNVKIQDISLKVSSNNSSYEMGEHVKLEVNLKNVVYFK from the coding sequence ATGTCATCAGTTAAAATTGTTAACTTAACAAAACAATTTAACAATGTAAATATACTAAAAAATATAAATTTAGAAATAAAACAAGGAGAGTTAATAACTCTTCTTGGAAAATCTGGTTGTGGGAAAAGCACGACACTTAAACTAATAGCTGGACTTATGAATCCAGAAAGTGGAGATATTTTATTTGATGGGAAGTCAGTTTTAAACTTAAAAACACAGGATAGAAATGCAGTAATAGTATTTCAAGACTATTCATTATTTCCACATATGAATGTATTTGAAAATATAGAGTTTGGACTAAAAGTCAATAAAATAGATAAAAATTTACGTAAAAATAAAATTTTAGAACTTATAAATTTAGTGAAATTAAATGGGTTAGAAAATAAATATCCTAACGAACTATCTGGAGGGCAACAACAAAGGGTTGCTATTGCAAGGTGTATTGCTATAAATCCTAAAATATTATTGCTCGATGAGCCATTTTCAAGCTTAGATATAAATCTGAGAGGAGAAATGAGAGAGTTTATATTAAAAATACAAAAAGACTTAGGAATAACTACTGTACTAGTTACTCATGACAAGGAAGAGGCATTAATGATGAGCGATAAGATAGCAGTTATGATAGATGGATGCATAGCTCAATTTGATACACCTAAAAATCTATATGAGAAACCGAACTCAAAAGAAGTTGCAAACTCTTTTGGAGAAAGGAATTACATCATTGGAGATATATACAATGGACAATTTAAATCTAGTGTATTAAATATAGATTTGAATATTAAAGAAAGTATAGATAATGTGGAACTAATGATTTCAAAAGAGGATGTAAATATATTTAATTTTGAGCATGAAAGAGGAATTGAAGGTACAATTGAAAGTAAGATATATGCGGGAGATACAACTTATTATAATGTGAAAATTCAAGATATATCATTAAAAGTGAGTTCCAATAATAGTTCATACGAAATGGGAGAACATGTAAAATTAGAAGTGAATCTTAAGAATGTAGTATACTTTAAATAG
- a CDS encoding rhodanese-like domain-containing protein: MNFTDIDNDKLKELAKDKNTLLIDIRTKEEFEESHIKNAINIPLHDLMYNIDEIEDFKEKNIIVYCRSGHRSITACNLLELEGFNNIYNLKYGILSYK, from the coding sequence ATGAATTTTACAGATATAGATAATGATAAGTTAAAAGAATTAGCCAAAGATAAAAATACATTGTTAATTGATATAAGAACGAAAGAAGAATTTGAGGAAAGTCATATAAAGAATGCTATCAACATACCTTTACATGACTTAATGTATAATATAGATGAAATTGAAGATTTTAAAGAAAAGAATATAATTGTTTACTGTAGGAGTGGACATAGAAGTATTACAGCATGTAATTTATTAGAATTAGAAGGATTTAATAATATTTATAATTTAAAATATGGGATTTTAAGTTATAAATAG